In Argiope bruennichi chromosome X1, qqArgBrue1.1, whole genome shotgun sequence, the genomic stretch CATTAGGAACACGATTTAAAATAAGTATCTTGGTCAACAAGGAGCAGCAATcctttaaaatgcaataatgaaaaggattgtaatttgaaaatttgtttgataTCGTAATTAATGTAGACAACCAACAATTTTAGTTCTATAAACCAcggaaattttgaagtaaaagattttatatcattctttgaACCGCTTTGCGAAACCTTCATGCTTAGTTACAAAACAAAGCAAAGTTACACCGGATATCTTCGTTACAAAACAATGCAAAGTTACACCGGATAACTTCATGACTcagtttttcagttttattgcacttatttcaaatttttctaatgtcagaagaataagaattttttctcttcttttaaactcattgtttttcaaattttacctCTTATAATTATGGATGAAATCCTTTCATTGTGAGGTTCTTGGTATAGAATCAAGAAATTGCTTTCTGCTTTTTCGCTCTCTTTCTATCGACCATGGATTTACTTATGCTTGCCTTAccttattaacaataaatatataaatatcacataGAATTATGCATTTGAGTAGGTTTAAAAACCTTTAACAGTACTCAATTAGAACAGAGCTAGAggttgaatttgaatttgaatgggTCAAGACCCAAACTTGGCCATGCTGCTCCAAACATATGGTAAATGCATGGGCGCATGGTAACACTGTTAAGACAGAGAAATTAATACAACTGCAGAAGTAAAATTCTTATGGTTTAGTACTACTACGAGAGCATATGCGAAGAAAGCGATTCTACTAATTCTAAGCAAATGTACAATTCCTTtggaaaatatgaatacaaaaagaaaattttatttaatcctttcaGATTAGAAATGACGCATTCTCAAGAAAGTAATGCTTCACTGTATATTATTGAAAGGTTTATTTCTCTCTGTTTcgaataatttgaaatctttatatattcgtataatttgaaataatttgtattttttttttaaatttaatacaatatattttaattaaaagtaaaaaagacaTTGAACTTAATATTATCGGTGATGATGATGGAAATCTTGCGTATTTGTATGAACCTTATAGTTTTCCGTTACTAAAGAACACAATTCTCCATGTGTTTATgtctattatttcaaattagtttactatctttatttttataattaactctAGTAGtttgataaatgtaaaaaattaaacaaccagCCTATTTTAATAGGAGAAATATAAAATGGACCGGggaaatttaaaaggatttttttatttaaaatatataaataaaacatatttacatgTTAATGAATATAGTATGATCAAACTGcaggaaaacaaaataaatacagatttctttcatgaaaaaaatcttgttttaagaaaaaacattttattcatatgattcagaaaatattttcataaacggATGGTTGGatggaaattagattttaatgacACGAGAAGCAAACCTGGCCACGCAGCACCAAACATATGGTAAATACACGAGCACATAGTAACATAAAATTggtgaaaaattctaaattacaatcaactcattttgataaaaataattaaactttttaaaagcaagaaatgGAAAAGGAACGTAGCCAACAAaggtaatttaattatataagacTTTAATGCTGAATCGATTCGTTTTTTCTAaggttttcttctttctttcatagATGCATactacattttcaattttaaattaaggtgAGAGTAAGCAGCTTAACTTTAAAGAGTTGatctatattcttttaatttgaccAATGGATTATTTAGATAAAACTTAGAGATATTATACTGTCATATATAAAAGAGAATAACAATGAATATGAGTATTAATCATAAAGTTTAATATCTAAAGATAAGTAAACTGAAGATTACTTCTTCTTAGATATTAAACTGCATTCCGCCTAATATATAACACAGACAATACTGATAAAGATTCAGgaatataaaaactaaacaatAAGAACCAAATCACTGCATTATGTTTTCTAACATATATAGTATCTTATagttttcagttcttttttttatgcctttaagtattttgaagcatgcgtattaaatagaaaaagtagcatattaaatatttctatacatagaaaaaaaatattatgtttatacaaaatgaaattcagtGATAATAATTGGatactaataatttaaatgaaggtCCTTAGTATCACCACAGCACTCACAATGATGTtacaaaatgctttaaatgttgAATAAGTTGTGAAACACGAGaaccagtttttaaatatataagaattttacttaaaaaaaagaaagatgagatttttcaaaaaaggatGAACAGGCCTTCATTTTTTTAGGTATACTGACAAAGTTGAGgaagatttttaaatgtttcgttttgttctttttcttctcCATCTCTCTCCCATGTGACTGTCTGAATTGTCAGGTGTCAAATtgtcaaaacaaaacaaacaaacaaaaatcactGTTTCAAAGAAGATAACTGAAAGAGCATCCCCATTTTTTGAATTTCGTgcataaactatatttttgagcaatttcGTCCTATGAAATCGGCAATATACGTCTAAAATATACGAATGACCTAATATATTCAACAggtaataaaaaatcatttgtttaattatagctatatatagagaaaaaatatggaattcattaattcaaaaaatatttgaaaaaataattgatgtcttactctgataaaaagaaattaagaaaaaaagaaatttataacctcatcttgataattttttttaataaaattaaagatatttctaaaaataaaagaaggatcATTTATAGTAGAAAAATAGTACATTTACAGTAGCAAGCAACATATTTTAACTATTGCAGCTACACTCTGAAAAAGTGCATGGAATTctataaatcaaggaaaatatttcaaaaatgaatttgtgtcTTACCTCCTGAACAACGCATTTGTTAGCAGCTGAATTGGATGGAGAAGATATCACACCAAGGGGTTGGCGATTCGATGAGCCACCAGTTCGAGGATTCATTCCACGATGAGATACCGGATGAGACTCCAAAGCTATTTGCAAATCCACAATGTAATCAATCACGTACTGGATTATTTCCAGTTTCGATAATTTTCGGTTTCTGGGCATATTTGGTACAATTTCTTTCAGCTTGGTTAAAAGAGCTTGAATTTGATCATGGGTGATTTCCTTTTGGGACCGAGGTCTTTTGGTCTTTGACATTTTTAGAAATCGGAGCAAGATTTAGCTTTCGCCAAAATAATATGTAGTCGTGTAACTGCGACGGATATCAGAGCTCTACTGGGGGCTTTCTCCCACAAATCCTACTACATATGAGTTCCGAATAGGGGCGGGATATACGCATGCGTAGTAGAGGAGGCGGTGCTTATAAGCATACAGCTGATTTCTAGTTGCCCAATAGGGATCCGCCGGGTTGCTGAGAAATGTTTGTCAAATATCTGATCTTCGTTCTTGAGTACAAGAGAATCTGTACATTGTTCGGATGCAGATGCCTCCCACCTTTAGTTGCATCTGTAGAAATCAGTGAAATAACCCCTGCTGCCATCTATTGATAGAAACCAGAATGCTGAACTACAAAACCGGCTA encodes the following:
- the LOC129958616 gene encoding DNA-binding protein inhibitor ID-2-like produces the protein MSKTKRPRSQKEITHDQIQALLTKLKEIVPNMPRNRKLSKLEIIQYVIDYIVDLQIALESHPVSHRGMNPRTGGSSNRQPLGVISSPSNSAANKCVVQELSHIEKPPSRRPDTVIRSLSC